A window of Salvia splendens isolate huo1 chromosome 8, SspV2, whole genome shotgun sequence genomic DNA:
atttttccatttccattcgtccaacaaaatttgtcacatttcactttttactattttttatagtggatCCCATTTTCATCTAACTCATTCCAACTcatattttattgtaaaactaatatataaagtagGATCTAttttctactaacttttttcaactcacttttcattatatttcttaaaatccgtgttcGGTCAAAGTGCGACAACATTTAAGGGACATAGCACTGGCCATTGAAGATCGTCATGATATCTACGGTTTAGATTATTTGTAGTTTAATTTACATTAGCATGTGATGTAGTTCCAGCAATAGACGCCAACAACATAAAAAACATGCCAAAAATATTCTGTGTCAAAATGGATTGCATTAAGGCGTGTTCAAGTTCATAGAAATACCAAGAAATGAGCTGAAATCTTGACAAATTGTGGTGTTCAAATTCCTTTGTTGAATTCTGTTCAGCCCTAGTATGTAATATGGACCCGCACTATTTACCATGTAAATGCGCTGAAATCAATTCTCTCAAAATTGGTGGTTTTTAAAACCCACGTGAAATCAGGACCGAGAATTGAAGCCAATTTTCCTTCTTTACCCCTCCAAAATTTTCGTTTTGGGCAGGAGGTGGTGGATTGCCAAAAAATATTGAGGGCTTTTTGGGCATTCATTGTAGATATGCCTCATATAGTTGCGCCCTACATACCCAAATCTGAACTCATATCTGGTTACTTAAACAGCCGAAATGAAAATCTTATATGTGGGCCCTACCATCTCAAATCTCATCCCAAATTAATTACTCAACCATTGCATTTAACCACTTAGTTGCATCACAACTTCAAATAACCTtttcaattaataaatttgaGTATAAATTTAGTTGCATTCAAATGTGTGGTGATCCCAACTCAAAAGTGTATTTTGACCAAGAAACTGAGATTGCAAATAACTCGAGCACAAGTAGAATGATATACTACTACTAGATATGTCACACAGAAAAATCCCAAGAAGCACCCAACATAGtaatagaaaaaaatggttCCAAACAATACGAGGCACTAAGATGGCGAAGTCTTTTTCTTGGTAGGAATTGGCACTTGAATAAACCCAAATTTCTTCCTCTGAATGAAGTATTGCTTATGCACACTCCCTTGTCCTCCATCACCACTCTTACTCGGATGCAGAATAAGCTTGCTCTGTTCCCTCAGCATCTGGCTCAACGACACATGATGCCTCTCCCTCATCACTTGGTCTTCTTCCACCCACTGCAACAAAAGAccattttttaatgcatttaagGATACTTATTTAAACGTCCTTATTGTTGGtatcccaactaaaattagagggCGTAAATGGAagcatcctaaaaaaataaaagattaagttcttttgcatcctaaattgttgttggtttttaaaaattttaattgcgTGTCAATTTTTATGTCCCTAAAAATTAAGTTTTTTTGTAGTGACCACCACCTTCCCGCTACTCAGCACGTCCGCCATCGACCTCATCTCCTTTTTCTGATTCCTCTCCCCTCCCCCGCGCGAGCTCCTCAGCTTGAACTTGGCAAAGCCACGCTGCACACGTGTCCTCGAGAAGCTATCCTCTATCACCACATTGGTGTCATGCGAGAACTCCGAGGATTTGCTCTCATCCTCGGATTTCTCGACAACGGGGGGAGCCCCTTGAAGGTCAATGAATTTGGTGGTGCAGAGCTGATCGGCACGCTTGGCCTTCTGAGACAGGGCTTTGTATTCCTCGAAGGAGAGCGTGATCCCCTGGCAGTGGttggctcgggctcgggcgatGGCCTCTACCGCCTTGGCCGCGTCCTCCATCTTCTTGGCGGCGTTGAGCCTCATCTCGGCCATCCGGATGCAATCCTTAGTGCGCTCTATCTCCGCCATCGCCTCCATCACCTCGTACCTTGAGGCCTCCGTCATCTTCTTGAACTGCTCTGCCTCGAACGTGATCCCCTGCTCGCGGTTCGATTGCTCTTGCATTTGCACCATGTTTGCCCTGTGAAGCAAAATTTGATCTTTTCTTAGATTCTTGTTGAGGGACTCGACAGAGGCTTCAATTGCCGCGAGATCAACCGACGTTTTGCTCAGGTTCAGCTTCGCTCGGTTGAGCTCGCGGAACATGAGCCCGGGCGAGGGCCACGCCGGGTTCTCGTCGATGAAGGACGGGAGGTCCGGGATGAGATTGAGTTTGAGGTCTTGGACGAATCTCTTTGCTGCCTCGAGCTCGTTCAAGACGCTCAGTGTTTGCTGCGCTTTCATTATAAGATCTCTCTCCAGTTGCACCGCTTGTTCCTCGATCTTCTCCGCATCGAACCCCTCGGTATTGTGCTGCAACCATCACAAATATAGTCAGTGTCACAAGTTGAaccggcatgagttttaagaaatgtaaagaaaagtgggtcgAATAAGTCAGTGGATTGTGTATTCTACTTTTATGTACACCTTTCGTCCAATAGAAGTCGcccatatttcctttttcgttcgtCACATAGAAATAGCCCATATCTATTTGTGGTTACCTTTTTCTCCGCTCTTTTATAATTCATCATTTATaagtctcactatccactatacaatttcatttatattttttattctcttttacctTACCAAGcgacctatttctatgggactttaagggagtattagttttatatttccTCAGTTCCATAGAAATAAGCTAATCgagatgacacgagttttaatatgtaATTGTTAAAGTAAAAGGAAATGAGGAAAGGTAGTTGAAATAATGTTATGGAAGGTGAGAcgcataaatgataaagtaaaagagaaaaaaataagattttcaTAAATGGATATAGACTATTTTCATGAGAcagatgaaaaaggaaattcgGTCTATTTCTATGGAATCGAGGAAGTAATAAAATGTGGTGacataaagttagtggaatgtggggtcatgacaaaaaaaaacagaTGTGACAAGTATTGATGAACGGactgaaaaggaaataaatgacGAGTAACGGTGGATTAAAAGTAAACTAGAACTCCTAATTTATTCTAGCAACTTTTTAATTTGAAAGCTAAATTCTTGTTGGAACTAATCAATGTATCTCCTTTTCAATCATCCAATATGAGAAACATGGTTTTCCACTTTTACATGATTAACTCATTCAAATAAATCCTacacaaacacataaaacatcAAACTAACATTATAGCAAAAGAAACAAGAAAGAAGAGAAGCAATTACACTGGGGAGATCAGCTAAGTGAGGAGGAATCCAAGGGCCGCTGCCGCCGAAGTGGTCGACCGCCTCCTTGACAGACTCGAACGGCGGAGATGTGTCGATTTCTACCCGGGGGTCGATGATCTTTTTGGTATCGGCTGCTTCTGCCATATTATGGAGTGTGTTTTGAGTGAGGAACTTGGAATTCAGAGAAATGGAATGTTCGTTAACAAGTGCGGGAATATATGGAGAAAGAGGCGATTATTGGGATTGGGATTGGAATTGAAATAAATGAGCATGATTGCAATCATGGTGTTTTGGGGTAAAACAAGGGACCATGTATAAAGGATACGAAAATTTCTGGGATTCTATTTCCATATTATACTAAGCTGTATAGTACTGTACATTTGATTAAAGTGAATTCTGATTAAAAAGAGAAATTTAGGACCATTTGCTTTTAGAATTGTagaacaagagagagagagagcgtgCTTAATTTGAAGCCTGTGAGTGCGTGCTCAGTGGTCACGTGTACTAGCATGTAGTATTGTGCTTTGCCTTCGACCAAGGGATTATTGAGACTATTGATTACACATGACAATTCATTTCAACAACATATCACtatgtctcattaaaaataaaatatttcatgtTTCAAAATGCTATTATAATTATACGTGCCTTCACAAATAGTCCCTATATTTCAACAAATGTTCCATATTAATTGGATGTGTATTTCTAGCACTAATTGCAGAAAGACACAATGACGATCCCAAACTCAGGTGCCCCTATAGATTTCCGAGAGTTTGGATATCGACATGCTCAACCGCCACAAACAAATTAATGATGCCTCCAAGGTGGAccccataaaaaaaattggagacGCACCAACTTGTTCTAGAACTGAgttatttttaacaaaattaatttgtagGACTTGTATTTTttcttataaattttaataaacaaGTCATTATTTATATTGTTATGAATTTCAATTTACAATTGAAAAGTGCAAATTAATTGAAAAGTGCAAATTAATTGGAGATGAACGGCCAGAACGTAGAAGGATGATCACATGTAGTGTTGTGACCTGATTGGCTGATGCACAAAAAACTGAGAATGATGATATGGCAAGGAAAGTCATGACCAGAGAGATAGAGAGCATAGAGAGAGGTTCAGGTATCCATtgcattttgctatttttgtacattttacaaaatttgtCCACGCTCATTTTTGGAAATATTTGTATAACTAATTCCTTGCATATCATCTTATTTATAGTATATTATATCGTTTGAGCttacaactaaacaataatgtGTACCTTACTATCTATTGATATTATTTTggttacttttatttttttctctttcactTATCAATttggaattaaaatttattcatccttaaaaatttatatttttagagaataaattgaaaattatgTTAGTTTCAATTAATAGAAAAGAACATGAAACACCCAATTAACACATGCAGAACACTATTACAGTATACTTCT
This region includes:
- the LOC121742924 gene encoding WEB family protein At2g40480-like, which encodes MAEAADTKKIIDPRVEIDTSPPFESVKEAVDHFGGSGPWIPPHLADLPSHNTEGFDAEKIEEQAVQLERDLIMKAQQTLSVLNELEAAKRFVQDLKLNLIPDLPSFIDENPAWPSPGLMFRELNRAKLNLSKTSVDLAAIEASVESLNKNLRKDQILLHRANMVQMQEQSNREQGITFEAEQFKKMTEASRYEVMEAMAEIERTKDCIRMAEMRLNAAKKMEDAAKAVEAIARARANHCQGITLSFEEYKALSQKAKRADQLCTTKFIDLQGAPPVVEKSEDESKSSEFSHDTNVVIEDSFSRTRVQRGFAKFKLRSSRGGGERNQKKEMRSMADVLSSGKWVEEDQVMRERHHVSLSQMLREQSKLILHPSKSGDGGQGSVHKQYFIQRKKFGFIQVPIPTKKKTSPS